A stretch of Thermococcus sp. DNA encodes these proteins:
- a CDS encoding serine/threonine-protein kinase encodes MALLQEHPELWVRVEEYKRLKDELEVKLRLLQEINLSLLDPFLSPREKIQLRNMRSRTVHYIETLKQRLEILQEEILREASERGIGRKEVFDALGEEIFYPSEPETEGGEKISNVPNAVPSVALPATFEKLVEVYEFIEFIGEGGFARVYKVKRKKDGKVVALKIPKSLDPATGKSFLKEITNWLHLKHPNIVRLYDANILPIPFLEMEYCESSLAELRKPLPVEEASLMVFNIAEGLKYAHSKGIVHRDLKPSNILIKEGIPKISDWGLSKVLEESMSTTTTASFTPFYAAPEQIDKKYGKTDKRTDIWQLGVIFYELVTGKLPFDGDSLLEVISKIVNDRPVLPGEINPEVKRVEPIIMRMLAQRKEERYQSVDELQKDLARVLNMTYSESLRESKTLGDVRGITYYLTELLLINLKTNNPAEAYKYASDLAFYVNGDMRKAIEKLAEQLKLRLEEGLKIPPELIEKAEIIVHKIRVGLGA; translated from the coding sequence ATGGCCCTCCTGCAAGAACATCCAGAACTGTGGGTTCGAGTTGAGGAGTACAAAAGGCTCAAGGACGAGCTCGAAGTTAAATTGAGGCTTCTTCAAGAGATAAACCTGTCCCTTCTTGATCCCTTTCTATCCCCAAGGGAAAAAATACAGCTCCGCAATATGAGGTCCAGAACGGTTCATTACATCGAAACACTGAAGCAGAGATTAGAGATTCTTCAAGAGGAAATACTCAGAGAGGCCAGCGAAAGAGGAATAGGGAGAAAAGAGGTATTTGATGCTTTGGGGGAAGAGATATTTTATCCTTCAGAGCCAGAAACTGAAGGAGGGGAAAAAATTTCAAATGTACCTAACGCCGTTCCCAGTGTAGCGCTCCCGGCAACTTTTGAGAAACTTGTTGAGGTTTATGAGTTCATTGAATTCATCGGTGAGGGCGGCTTTGCGAGAGTTTACAAGGTAAAGAGAAAGAAGGACGGTAAAGTCGTTGCTCTGAAGATACCCAAGAGCTTAGATCCAGCCACGGGCAAGTCCTTTCTCAAGGAGATAACCAACTGGCTTCACCTGAAGCACCCCAACATCGTTCGCCTTTACGACGCAAACATCCTTCCAATCCCGTTCCTTGAGATGGAGTACTGCGAAAGCTCACTGGCGGAACTTAGAAAGCCACTGCCGGTTGAGGAGGCCTCGCTGATGGTCTTCAACATTGCAGAGGGGTTGAAGTATGCGCACTCCAAGGGCATAGTCCACCGCGATTTAAAACCTTCAAATATACTCATAAAGGAAGGAATTCCGAAGATTTCTGACTGGGGTTTGAGCAAAGTCCTTGAGGAGAGCATGAGCACCACCACTACGGCAAGCTTTACCCCATTCTATGCGGCTCCAGAGCAGATTGACAAAAAGTACGGGAAAACTGACAAGAGAACTGACATCTGGCAGCTGGGAGTGATATTCTACGAGCTTGTGACTGGAAAGCTACCTTTTGACGGTGATAGCTTACTCGAAGTGATCTCGAAGATAGTGAATGACAGGCCTGTTCTGCCAGGCGAGATCAATCCAGAGGTAAAGAGGGTTGAGCCGATTATCATGAGGATGCTCGCCCAGAGGAAGGAGGAGCGCTACCAGTCGGTTGATGAACTCCAGAAAGACCTTGCAAGGGTTCTCAACATGACCTACTCTGAAAGCCTGAGGGAGAGCAAGACTCTGGGCGATGTGAGGGGGATAACCTACTACCTGACGGAGCTCCTCCTCATCAACCTCAAGACCAACAATCCCGCCGAGGCTTACAAATACGCGAGCGATTTGGCTTTTTATGTCAATGGTGACATGAGAAAGGCGATAGAGAAACTTGCCGAACAGCTGAAGCTCCGCCTTGAAGAAGGCCTCAAGATACCACCCGAACTCATAGAAAAAGCCGAGATAATAGTGCACAAGATAAGGGTAGGACTTGGGGCTTAA